One window of the Rhizorhabdus dicambivorans genome contains the following:
- a CDS encoding MarR family winged helix-turn-helix transcriptional regulator: MPRKPTEELEAGRDYYARLLPELDVEYFATMWHLFTVGHLVATDLDRVVHKLGHSFADIHLLGSLGRDRRRALRATDLTSILYVSNAVLSTRVARLEKEGLLTREQGADRRAFELHLTDRGRALIEDAILLIAREAKIVQLFRRLPPEDRQALSRILGDMHEQLDRDFVGVPHSDD, from the coding sequence ATGCCCAGGAAACCGACCGAGGAGCTGGAAGCCGGACGCGACTATTATGCGCGGCTGCTGCCCGAGCTCGACGTCGAATATTTCGCGACGATGTGGCACCTGTTCACGGTCGGCCATCTGGTCGCGACCGACCTCGACCGGGTGGTCCACAAGCTTGGCCACAGCTTCGCCGATATCCACCTGCTCGGCAGCCTCGGCCGCGACCGCCGCCGCGCGCTGCGCGCGACCGATCTTACCTCGATCCTCTATGTCTCCAACGCGGTGCTCTCGACCCGCGTCGCACGGCTGGAGAAGGAGGGCCTGCTGACCCGCGAGCAGGGTGCCGACCGGCGCGCCTTCGAACTCCACCTGACCGACAGGGGCCGCGCGCTCATCGAGGATGCGATATTGCTGATCGCCCGCGAGGCGAAGATCGTCCAACTGTTCCGGCGCCTGCCCCCGGAGGATCGGCAGGCGCTGAGCCGGATATTGGGCGACATGCACGAACAGCTCGATCGCGATTTCGTCGGCGTGCCGCACAGCGATGATTAG
- a CDS encoding cytochrome P450 yields MQDAMEAGLAPRPDHVPADRVRDFDLYNVPGAAEDIQAAYAAIQQSSPDIFWTPRNGGHWVATRGEDILVMQRDHSRFSYQQIVLPPMPEGTPRQIPLEIDPPEHARYRRPLMQALLPSIVSELEENVRQVAIDAAERLRPLGECEFVEDFAKVLPIHVFLELVKIPLDDKAYLLTIAEDSVRGSTAEIRLGAQHAMGAYLLPWIRARRDNPGDDLLSKLVNVDISGERISEAEAISYATLVLFGGLDTVAGMIAFIARFLALNPGHRRQLVERIDDEAFLKNAIEELIRRHGLANTARIITHDFDYKDNRFRAGDRILPANLFVGVDDRITADPLEVDFDREKPVHAAFGNGAHACPGAVLARREIRIFLEEWLKRIPEFRIKPGTQPVLATGMVNGVLRLDLVWP; encoded by the coding sequence ATGCAGGACGCCATGGAAGCGGGCCTTGCGCCCCGGCCCGATCATGTTCCCGCCGATCGCGTGCGCGATTTCGACCTCTACAATGTCCCCGGCGCCGCCGAGGACATCCAGGCCGCCTATGCCGCGATCCAGCAAAGCTCGCCCGACATCTTCTGGACCCCGCGCAACGGCGGCCATTGGGTGGCGACGCGTGGCGAGGATATCCTCGTCATGCAGCGCGATCATAGCCGCTTCTCATATCAGCAGATCGTGCTGCCGCCGATGCCCGAGGGCACGCCGCGGCAAATCCCGCTGGAAATCGATCCGCCCGAACATGCCCGCTACCGACGTCCGCTGATGCAGGCGCTGCTGCCCTCGATCGTATCCGAGCTGGAAGAGAATGTCCGGCAGGTGGCGATCGACGCGGCCGAGCGGCTCCGGCCCTTGGGCGAGTGCGAGTTCGTCGAGGATTTCGCCAAGGTCCTGCCGATCCACGTCTTTCTCGAACTGGTGAAGATCCCGCTCGACGACAAGGCCTATCTGCTGACCATAGCCGAGGATTCGGTGCGCGGCAGCACCGCCGAGATAAGGCTGGGCGCGCAGCATGCGATGGGCGCCTATCTGCTGCCCTGGATTCGCGCGCGCCGCGACAATCCGGGTGATGACCTGCTGAGCAAACTGGTCAATGTCGACATCAGCGGCGAGCGCATCTCCGAGGCGGAGGCGATCTCCTACGCGACCCTGGTGCTGTTCGGCGGGCTCGACACCGTCGCCGGCATGATCGCCTTCATCGCCCGCTTCCTGGCCCTGAATCCCGGCCATCGCCGCCAACTCGTCGAGCGAATCGACGACGAGGCGTTCTTGAAGAACGCGATCGAGGAGCTGATCCGCCGCCACGGCCTCGCCAACACCGCGCGGATCATCACTCATGATTTCGACTATAAGGACAACCGTTTCCGCGCCGGCGACCGCATCCTGCCGGCCAACCTGTTCGTCGGTGTCGACGACCGCATCACCGCCGATCCACTGGAGGTCGATTTCGATCGCGAGAAACCGGTCCATGCCGCGTTCGGCAACGGCGCCCACGCCTGCCCCGGCGCGGTGCTCGCCCGACGCGAGATCCGCATCTTCCTGGAGGAATGGCTGAAGCGCATTCCCGAGTTCCGGATCAAGCCCGGAACCCAGCCGGTATTGGCGACGGGAATGGTCAACGGGGTGCTGCGGCTCGATCTGGTCTGGCCCTGA
- a CDS encoding SDR family NAD(P)-dependent oxidoreductase: MTEQICFDGRVAVITGAGNGLGRDYALEIARRGGAVLVNDLGGSGAGEGASQSAADAVVDEIRATGGKAVANHDSVATRQGGEAIIAAAVEAFGKVDICISNAGFLRNARFEDIDDAKLDAIIDVHLKGAFYVAQPAYRVMRKHGYGRFVFTGSASAMFGHAWQANYAAAKGGLMGLSHIVAIEGSAYGIKSNLLMPTAQSRLMAEMNDGFMEIPEFARSVLEADYSAVQDRLLPAFNTPLALYLASEQCRSTHGIFSANGGRYAEVLIHATEGWISPAGAEAPSVEDVAAHFEEIGDPATLHRPLTVYDEFTAVAAAARKRDAAPIAAE; the protein is encoded by the coding sequence ATGACCGAACAGATATGCTTCGACGGCAGGGTCGCCGTTATCACCGGCGCCGGCAATGGCCTCGGCCGCGACTATGCGCTGGAGATCGCCCGGCGCGGCGGCGCGGTGCTGGTCAACGATCTCGGCGGAAGCGGGGCGGGCGAAGGCGCGTCGCAGAGCGCCGCCGACGCCGTGGTCGACGAGATCCGCGCGACAGGCGGCAAGGCCGTCGCCAATCATGACAGCGTCGCCACCCGGCAGGGCGGAGAGGCGATCATCGCCGCCGCGGTCGAGGCGTTCGGCAAGGTCGACATCTGCATCAGCAATGCCGGCTTCCTGCGCAACGCCCGCTTCGAGGATATCGACGACGCGAAGCTCGATGCGATCATCGACGTCCATCTGAAGGGCGCCTTCTACGTCGCGCAGCCCGCCTACCGGGTCATGCGCAAGCACGGCTATGGCCGCTTCGTCTTCACGGGATCGGCGAGCGCGATGTTCGGCCATGCCTGGCAGGCCAATTATGCAGCGGCCAAGGGCGGGCTGATGGGGCTGAGTCACATCGTCGCGATCGAAGGATCGGCCTATGGCATAAAGTCCAACCTGCTGATGCCCACCGCCCAGTCGCGGCTGATGGCCGAGATGAACGACGGCTTCATGGAGATTCCGGAGTTCGCCCGCTCGGTGCTGGAGGCCGATTATTCGGCGGTGCAGGATCGGCTGCTGCCCGCGTTCAACACCCCGCTCGCCCTATATCTGGCGAGCGAGCAGTGCCGGTCGACCCACGGCATCTTCAGCGCCAATGGCGGCCGTTATGCCGAGGTGCTGATCCACGCGACCGAGGGCTGGATATCGCCGGCCGGCGCCGAGGCGCCGAGCGTCGAGGACGTCGCCGCACATTTCGAGGAGATCGGCGACCCGGCCACGCTGCACCGGCCGCTGACCGTCTACGACGAGTTCACCGCCGTCGCGGCGGCCGCACGCAAGCGGGATGCCGCCCCGATCGCGGCCGAATAG
- a CDS encoding cytochrome P450: protein MESAVRIQEFDDSSYDPFNSDEVNFGDHADPYPLIARWRAEAPVIEGGYRPLMGLPAALYPDRKMFTVVGSREVNEVLTDTDRFSNAAYKFNLGITFGQGSISTMDNPEHGRWRRIFQKIFLPQYVKKWGDTIVDPVVHGLMDRFLPDGRADLIEQFTLRYPFEVIYHQLDLPEADVRTFQRLALGQTDYVHHEKAIEAGRKLGEYFTALVEERRKNPGEDLVSLLALTEAEGEHLPHEVLISFLRQLMNAAGDTTYRGTSILLTALLENPDQFEAIRADRALIPQAIEEALRWDGPVLAQLRMASVDTELGGVAIPAGSLLDVVAGAANRDPALFADPDRFDIFRDRKPHFSFSRGPHICVGQHLARVEMTRALHAVLDHLPNLRFDPDKPRPQIQGSMMRVPKHLYVRFGD from the coding sequence ATGGAGAGCGCTGTCCGGATCCAGGAGTTCGACGATTCGAGCTATGATCCGTTCAATTCGGACGAGGTCAATTTCGGCGATCATGCCGATCCCTATCCCCTGATCGCGCGCTGGCGCGCCGAGGCGCCGGTGATCGAGGGCGGCTATCGCCCGCTGATGGGCCTGCCCGCGGCGCTCTACCCGGATCGCAAGATGTTCACCGTGGTCGGCTCGCGCGAGGTGAACGAGGTGCTGACCGACACCGATCGCTTCTCCAACGCGGCCTACAAGTTCAACCTTGGCATCACCTTCGGCCAGGGCAGCATCAGCACGATGGACAATCCGGAGCATGGCCGCTGGCGTCGGATCTTCCAGAAGATCTTCCTGCCGCAATATGTGAAGAAATGGGGCGACACGATCGTGGATCCGGTGGTCCATGGCCTGATGGACCGCTTCCTGCCCGATGGGCGGGCCGACCTGATCGAGCAGTTCACGCTGCGCTACCCGTTCGAGGTGATCTACCACCAGCTCGACCTGCCCGAGGCGGACGTCCGCACTTTCCAGCGGCTGGCACTCGGCCAGACCGACTATGTGCACCATGAGAAGGCGATCGAGGCCGGCCGCAAGCTCGGCGAATATTTCACCGCGCTGGTCGAGGAGCGGCGGAAGAACCCCGGCGAGGATCTGGTCAGCCTGCTCGCCCTGACCGAGGCGGAGGGCGAACATCTGCCGCATGAGGTGCTGATCTCCTTCCTCCGCCAGCTGATGAACGCGGCAGGCGACACCACCTATCGCGGCACCAGCATCCTGCTGACCGCGCTGCTGGAGAATCCCGACCAGTTCGAAGCGATCCGCGCCGATCGCGCGCTGATCCCGCAGGCGATTGAGGAAGCGCTGCGCTGGGACGGGCCCGTCCTCGCGCAGCTGCGCATGGCCAGCGTCGACACCGAGCTGGGCGGGGTGGCGATCCCGGCGGGTTCGCTGCTCGATGTTGTCGCGGGCGCCGCCAATCGCGATCCGGCGCTGTTCGCCGATCCCGACAGGTTCGACATCTTCCGCGACCGCAAGCCGCATTTCTCCTTCTCGCGCGGGCCGCACATCTGCGTCGGCCAGCATCTGGCGCGGGTGGAGATGACCCGCGCGCTCCACGCGGTGCTCGATCATCTGCCGAACCTGCGCTTCGATCCGGACAAGCCGCGCCCGCAGATCCAGGGTTCGATGATGCGCGTGCCCAAACATCTCTACGTGCGCTTCGGAGACTGA
- a CDS encoding TetR/AcrR family transcriptional regulator codes for MAETIDIAAPEASPRRRRRTREDVVERIRAAARQLFAERGYAFATTKEIARLADVSETLLFRYYGDKATLFDEVVTAPFNRLMEDFVALHPDPRDPNRDADARRFVRNVYALFEDNQEMFRALLFQMPADSRGQPALPFGGLDSFFEKSTTYAAQDGAAGVDYAIAVRLGFGMIASAVLFQPMLFPPQTDREALMGALEQMIADMMWRPRSD; via the coding sequence ATGGCCGAGACGATCGACATAGCCGCCCCCGAGGCCAGCCCCCGCCGCCGCCGCCGCACGCGCGAGGATGTCGTCGAGCGGATCCGTGCCGCCGCCCGCCAGCTTTTCGCCGAGCGCGGCTATGCCTTCGCGACGACCAAGGAGATCGCCCGCCTCGCCGACGTCAGCGAGACGTTGCTGTTCCGCTATTATGGCGACAAGGCGACGCTGTTCGACGAGGTGGTGACGGCACCGTTCAATCGCCTCATGGAGGATTTCGTCGCCCTCCATCCCGATCCGCGCGATCCGAACCGCGATGCCGACGCGCGCCGCTTCGTCCGCAACGTCTATGCGCTGTTCGAGGACAATCAGGAGATGTTCCGCGCACTGCTGTTCCAGATGCCGGCGGACAGCCGTGGCCAGCCGGCATTGCCGTTCGGCGGGCTCGACAGTTTCTTCGAGAAATCCACTACCTATGCCGCGCAGGACGGCGCGGCGGGTGTCGACTATGCGATCGCGGTGCGGCTGGGCTTCGGCATGATCGCCTCCGCCGTGTTGTTCCAGCCGATGCTGTTTCCGCCGCAGACCGACCGCGAGGCGCTGATGGGCGCCTTGGAACAGATGATCGCGGATATGATGTGGCGCCCCCGCTCCGATTGA
- a CDS encoding GMC family oxidoreductase has translation MSWDYIIVGAGSAGCVLAERLSANPANKVLLLEAGPEDKSLFIHMPRGVAKLYTDPRHVWYFQTEAHDDIPSETWIRGKMLGGSSSVNGMMYFRGQPQDYDGWEALGAKGWGWDQMAPAFRAIERHELGEDDVRGGSGALGISVERERSPLTEAFIKAGEQMGLPRVEDLNRPEQQGVGYATRTIWKGRRQSTAQTFLKQARRRPNLRIVTGATVDKVLFEGQRAIGVAATVNGSPQRFDAQGEVILSAGALMSPQILQRSGIGDAGHLSGLGIAPLVNSPGVGAHLLEHRLMMMQYDINVPHSHNPQLRGLRLAANVLRYYLARSGMMAVAYGTVGAFAKVLAESATSDIEILFSPVVAMPDAKGNMIVDRGHSIQLFGYPLRSRSEGHVRIASADPNQPATIHAGYLTDPYDCAVTVAMHRYIREWMRQPAIAPMVTGEREPSRSLQTDEEILAGFRSQGQAGYHGCGTCRMGDFDDAVLDERLRVRGVDGLRVVDGSIMPAMVSANTNGPIMASAWRAASLILEGRSR, from the coding sequence GTGAGCTGGGATTATATCATCGTCGGCGCCGGATCGGCCGGCTGCGTACTGGCCGAGCGGCTTTCGGCCAACCCGGCCAACAAGGTGCTGCTGCTGGAGGCGGGGCCCGAGGACAAAAGCCTCTTCATCCACATGCCGCGCGGCGTCGCCAAGCTCTACACCGACCCGCGCCATGTCTGGTATTTCCAGACCGAGGCGCATGACGACATCCCGTCCGAAACCTGGATCCGCGGCAAGATGCTGGGCGGCTCCTCCTCGGTGAACGGGATGATGTATTTCCGGGGCCAGCCACAGGATTATGACGGCTGGGAAGCACTCGGCGCCAAGGGTTGGGGCTGGGACCAGATGGCCCCCGCCTTCCGCGCGATCGAACGGCACGAGCTGGGCGAGGATGATGTGCGCGGCGGCAGCGGCGCGCTGGGCATCAGCGTCGAGCGCGAGCGTAGCCCGCTGACCGAAGCCTTCATCAAGGCCGGCGAGCAGATGGGCCTGCCCCGGGTGGAGGACCTCAACCGCCCCGAGCAACAGGGCGTTGGTTATGCCACGCGGACGATCTGGAAGGGCCGCCGGCAGAGCACCGCGCAGACCTTCCTCAAGCAGGCCCGCCGCCGCCCGAACCTGCGTATCGTCACCGGCGCGACGGTGGACAAGGTACTGTTCGAGGGCCAGCGCGCCATCGGCGTGGCGGCGACGGTGAACGGCTCGCCCCAACGCTTCGATGCCCAGGGCGAGGTGATCCTGTCGGCGGGCGCGCTGATGTCGCCGCAGATATTGCAGCGCTCGGGGATCGGCGATGCGGGGCATCTGTCGGGCCTCGGCATCGCGCCGCTGGTCAACAGCCCCGGGGTCGGCGCGCATCTGCTCGAGCATCGGCTGATGATGATGCAGTACGACATCAACGTGCCGCACAGCCACAATCCCCAGCTGCGCGGGCTGCGCCTCGCCGCCAATGTGCTGCGCTATTATCTCGCCCGGTCGGGGATGATGGCGGTGGCCTATGGCACGGTCGGCGCCTTCGCGAAGGTGCTGGCCGAATCGGCAACGTCGGACATCGAGATATTGTTCTCGCCGGTCGTCGCGATGCCCGACGCGAAGGGCAATATGATCGTCGATCGCGGCCACAGCATCCAGCTGTTCGGCTATCCGCTGCGATCGCGCAGCGAGGGCCATGTCCGGATCGCCTCGGCCGATCCCAACCAGCCGGCGACGATCCATGCCGGCTATCTGACCGATCCCTATGACTGCGCCGTCACCGTGGCGATGCACCGCTATATCCGCGAGTGGATGCGCCAGCCCGCCATCGCGCCGATGGTGACCGGCGAGCGCGAGCCGAGCCGCTCGCTCCAGACCGACGAGGAGATCCTCGCCGGGTTCCGCAGCCAGGGCCAGGCCGGCTATCATGGCTGCGGCACCTGCCGGATGGGCGACTTCGACGATGCGGTGCTCGACGAGCGGCTGCGGGTGCGCGGCGTGGACGGGCTGCGCGTGGTCGACGGATCGATCATGCCGGCGATGGTTTCCGCGAACACCAACGGCCCGATCATGGCCTCCGCCTGGCGCGCAGCTTCGCTGATCCTCGAAGGACGGAGCCGATAG
- a CDS encoding serine hydrolase domain-containing protein, giving the protein MSVANKVNEAVQRTLDSLVADGREIGVQVAAWVGEEQVVDCWAGVADAATGRPVDGDTLFNVYSVSKAVTATALHIQAERGLVDYDAPVAAYWPDFAQAGKGDVTVRHVLSHVSGVLRMPPDVTPELMTNWDWMCNRIAEMPGAYPAGSRSSYQSMTFGWLVGEVVRRTDPKRRPFGQFVREEIAEPLGATDLWFGIPAEVEPRIAKLDDVAVYVMPDGNAMREAQPLIVDLMPDPFERPYVRRACIPAVGGIFNARSEARFWAMLANGGQLNGVRLLSEDRVASFAGPRPHFEDADPVFFGMKVPIGWAGFWLGGAEAPPVSSPRNMRALCHPGMGGSIGWADPDLKLAVAFCHNRMFDTIEIDQDSRTLIGDVIRSAL; this is encoded by the coding sequence ATGTCCGTGGCGAACAAGGTCAATGAGGCGGTGCAGCGCACCCTCGATTCGCTGGTGGCCGATGGGCGCGAGATCGGGGTGCAGGTCGCGGCCTGGGTTGGCGAGGAGCAGGTCGTCGACTGCTGGGCCGGCGTGGCCGATGCCGCAACCGGCCGCCCTGTCGACGGCGACACGCTGTTCAACGTCTATTCGGTGTCGAAGGCCGTCACCGCCACCGCGCTCCACATCCAGGCCGAGCGCGGGCTGGTAGACTATGACGCGCCGGTCGCCGCCTATTGGCCGGACTTCGCGCAGGCCGGCAAGGGCGACGTCACCGTCCGCCACGTCCTCAGCCATGTATCGGGCGTGCTGCGCATGCCGCCCGACGTCACCCCAGAGCTGATGACCAACTGGGACTGGATGTGCAATCGCATCGCCGAGATGCCGGGCGCCTATCCCGCCGGCAGCCGGTCCTCCTACCAGTCGATGACCTTTGGCTGGCTGGTCGGCGAGGTGGTCCGCCGCACCGACCCGAAGCGCCGTCCCTTCGGCCAGTTCGTCCGCGAGGAGATCGCCGAGCCGCTGGGCGCGACCGACCTGTGGTTCGGCATTCCCGCAGAGGTAGAGCCGCGCATCGCGAAACTGGACGACGTCGCGGTCTATGTGATGCCCGACGGCAATGCGATGCGCGAGGCGCAGCCTCTGATCGTCGACCTGATGCCCGATCCGTTCGAGCGGCCCTATGTCCGCCGCGCCTGCATCCCGGCGGTGGGCGGCATCTTCAACGCACGCAGCGAGGCGCGCTTCTGGGCGATGCTCGCCAATGGCGGGCAGCTGAACGGGGTACGCCTGCTGTCCGAGGATCGGGTCGCCAGCTTCGCCGGCCCGCGTCCGCATTTCGAGGATGCCGACCCGGTGTTCTTCGGGATGAAGGTGCCGATCGGCTGGGCCGGCTTCTGGCTGGGCGGGGCCGAGGCGCCGCCCGTCTCTTCCCCGCGCAACATGCGGGCGCTGTGCCACCCCGGCATGGGCGGATCGATCGGCTGGGCGGACCCCGACCTGAAGCTCGCCGTCGCCTTCTGCCACAACCGCATGTTCGACACGATCGAGATCGACCAGGACAGCCGCACCCTGATCGGCGACGTGATCCGGAGCGCCCTGTGA
- a CDS encoding enoyl-CoA hydratase/isomerase family protein — protein MNGNYETIALRREGDILELRIHHKGEAARWGLWGGLHRELGLAFAEIAADPDLRALILTGTGEAFCAEFDMEGEMPPAMSPATWDVIFREGRALLNNLLAIEVPVIAAVNGPAFIHAELAVLADIVLASDDAAFADKAHGIAGVVPGDGVHTIWPMLLGPNRGRYFLLTGQEIDAQEALGCSDILGIYADEGF, from the coding sequence ATGAACGGAAATTACGAGACAATCGCGCTGCGACGCGAGGGAGACATCCTCGAGCTGCGAATCCATCACAAGGGTGAAGCCGCGCGCTGGGGGCTGTGGGGCGGGCTGCACCGCGAGCTTGGCCTCGCCTTCGCCGAGATCGCGGCCGATCCCGACCTGCGCGCGCTGATCCTGACCGGCACCGGTGAAGCTTTCTGCGCCGAATTCGACATGGAGGGGGAGATGCCGCCGGCCATGTCGCCCGCCACCTGGGACGTGATCTTCCGCGAGGGCCGCGCCCTGCTCAACAACCTGCTGGCGATCGAGGTGCCGGTGATCGCGGCGGTCAACGGCCCCGCTTTCATCCATGCCGAACTGGCGGTGCTCGCCGATATCGTGCTGGCGTCGGACGATGCCGCGTTCGCCGATAAGGCGCATGGCATCGCCGGGGTGGTGCCGGGCGATGGCGTCCACACCATCTGGCCGATGCTGCTCGGCCCCAATCGCGGCCGCTATTTCCTGCTGACCGGGCAGGAGATCGACGCTCAGGAAGCGCTAGGCTGTAGTGACATTTTAGGGATTTACGCCGACGAAGGTTTCTGA
- a CDS encoding IS5 family transposase (programmed frameshift), whose product MEGEVLRDDQWDRLREFVPGGRKGRRGPRSDGRRFLNALLWLARSGGRWRDLPERFGPYQTAKRRYYRWVEQGVIDRIFEAVSDDPDIEWLAIDATVIRAQAQAAGARGKKGGAQAQALGRSRGGFGTKIHAVVDALGLPIRFILGPGQQNDMAPACDLIRGIPAERVLADRAYDADSLHDLIYEQGGEPIIPPRRHRKYQHHYDRIAYKQRWGIEGFFAKLKQWRRIATRYDKIARNFLGFVKLASIMLWLK is encoded by the exons GTGGAAGGCGAGGTTCTTCGAGACGATCAATGGGACCGTCTGCGAGAGTTCGTGCCGGGTGGTCGCAAGGGACGGAGAGGCCCACGCAGCGACGGCCGTCGCTTTCTAAATGCCCTTTTGTGGCTGGCGCGTTCAGGCGGTCGCTGGCGCGATCTTCCAGAGAGGTTCGGCCCCTACCAGACCGCCAAGCGGCGCTATTATCGTTGGGTCGAGCAGGGGGTGATCGACCGGATATTCGAAGCCGTGTCGGATGATCCCGATATTGAATGGCTGGCAATCGATGCGACGGTGATCCGCGCTCAAGCCCAAGCGGCTGGGGCAAGGG GTAAAAAGGGGGGCGCTCAAGCCCAGGCTCTTGGGCGATCCAGAGGCGGGTTTGGCACCAAAATCCACGCCGTAGTCGATGCCCTTGGCTTGCCGATCCGCTTCATCCTCGGCCCTGGACAGCAAAACGACATGGCACCGGCCTGCGATCTGATCCGAGGCATTCCAGCTGAAAGAGTGCTGGCGGATCGTGCCTACGACGCCGACAGCTTGCATGACCTCATCTACGAGCAAGGCGGCGAGCCGATCATTCCGCCTCGCCGCCATCGCAAATATCAGCACCACTATGATCGCATTGCCTACAAGCAGCGCTGGGGCATCGAGGGCTTCTTCGCAAAGCTCAAGCAGTGGCGGCGCATCGCCACACGCTACGACAAAATTGCCAGAAACTTCCTCGGCTTCGTTAAACTCGCCAGCATCATGCTGTGGCTCAAATGA
- a CDS encoding oxidoreductase: protein MDFPHLFAPFAIRDMRLKNRIIMAPMESHLGNADGSVSKEAIAYYRERALGGVGMVVVEYTCVDGQEGFSSMAPQLRLDSPFYRSGHGKLAAAIQSGGARACVQLSHAGRQSRESVLGRQPVAPSAVPLKSLYLNAVPRALEADEIPHIVQRYADAAALAAQVGYDAVMLHGAHGYLLQQFLSPLVNRRDDDWGGDFERRLRFPLEVVKAVRAAIGNMPLLYRMSVSDFIEGGLTIEDGEAIAPRLCEAGVDAIDISCGSLDRVDVIVEPMSIDEGWRLPMARRIRAATGKPVICAGVIRRPEMAEAAIAAGDTDMVSLGRALLADPLWPNKARMGRTDDIRPCTSCNWCIKETGGNRGVSCAENPRCGHETDPPIDDFGQGLRAVVVGAGPGGIAASLLLDQAGFAVTLFEKRHGAGGNLITSATPPNKEKLFWYHDFLQRRLAASRVDLRLGVEATADHVDAERPDVVVVAAGSKLAPLALDGVGDVPVHPAFALLLGDVALPPSSPERPILIYGGGETGTETAEHLAKQGHHVLLVSRSDAALLARNAEPLYRMHLLQRLRANAAITVADHSAVTGIDGDAVILQSKGETRRQPAAALLLAHGLVPDTRIADALAHLPVPVVPIGDSVRVARIGEAVRDAYRCVQDLRRTINQPEAIAC from the coding sequence ATGGACTTCCCGCATCTCTTCGCGCCCTTCGCGATCCGCGACATGCGCCTGAAGAACCGCATCATCATGGCGCCGATGGAAAGCCATCTCGGCAATGCCGACGGATCGGTGTCGAAAGAGGCGATCGCCTATTATCGCGAGCGCGCGCTGGGCGGCGTCGGCATGGTCGTGGTCGAATATACCTGCGTCGACGGGCAGGAGGGGTTCAGCTCGATGGCGCCGCAGCTGCGGCTCGACTCGCCCTTCTACCGCTCGGGCCATGGCAAGCTGGCGGCGGCGATCCAGTCGGGCGGCGCCCGCGCCTGCGTCCAGCTCAGCCATGCCGGCCGCCAGTCGCGCGAGTCGGTGCTCGGCCGCCAGCCGGTGGCGCCCTCGGCGGTGCCGTTGAAGTCGCTGTACCTGAACGCGGTGCCCCGCGCGCTGGAGGCGGACGAGATTCCCCACATCGTCCAGCGCTATGCCGATGCCGCCGCGCTCGCCGCGCAGGTCGGTTACGACGCGGTGATGCTCCATGGGGCGCATGGCTATCTGCTCCAGCAATTCCTCTCGCCGCTGGTCAACCGGCGCGATGATGATTGGGGCGGCGATTTCGAGCGGCGGCTGCGCTTCCCGCTGGAGGTGGTGAAGGCGGTCCGCGCCGCGATCGGCAACATGCCGTTGCTCTACCGCATGTCGGTATCGGACTTCATCGAGGGCGGGCTGACCATCGAGGACGGTGAGGCGATCGCGCCGCGCCTGTGCGAGGCCGGGGTCGATGCGATCGATATTTCCTGCGGCTCGCTCGACCGGGTCGACGTGATCGTCGAGCCGATGTCGATCGACGAAGGCTGGCGCCTGCCGATGGCGCGCCGCATCCGCGCGGCGACGGGCAAGCCGGTAATCTGCGCCGGGGTGATCCGCCGGCCGGAGATGGCCGAGGCCGCGATCGCAGCGGGCGACACCGACATGGTTTCGCTCGGTCGCGCGCTGCTCGCCGATCCGCTCTGGCCGAACAAGGCGCGGATGGGCCGGACTGACGATATCCGGCCCTGCACCTCTTGCAACTGGTGCATCAAGGAAACCGGGGGCAACCGGGGCGTGAGCTGCGCCGAAAATCCGCGCTGCGGCCATGAGACCGATCCGCCGATCGACGATTTCGGCCAGGGCCTGCGCGCCGTCGTGGTGGGGGCGGGGCCGGGCGGCATCGCCGCCTCGCTGCTGCTCGACCAGGCCGGCTTCGCGGTGACCCTGTTCGAGAAGCGGCATGGCGCAGGCGGCAACCTGATCACCTCGGCAACGCCGCCGAACAAGGAAAAGCTGTTTTGGTATCATGATTTCCTCCAGCGGCGGCTGGCGGCGAGCCGGGTCGACCTGCGGCTGGGCGTGGAGGCTACGGCCGACCATGTCGACGCCGAGCGGCCCGACGTCGTCGTGGTCGCGGCGGGATCGAAGCTCGCGCCGCTGGCGCTGGACGGCGTGGGCGACGTACCGGTCCACCCTGCCTTCGCACTGCTGCTCGGCGATGTCGCGCTGCCCCCGTCCTCGCCCGAACGGCCGATCCTGATCTATGGCGGCGGCGAGACCGGCACCGAGACCGCCGAGCATCTCGCCAAGCAGGGCCATCATGTCCTGCTCGTCAGCCGCTCCGACGCGGCTCTGCTCGCGCGCAATGCCGAGCCGCTCTACCGCATGCACCTGCTCCAGCGGCTGCGCGCCAATGCGGCGATCACCGTCGCCGATCATAGCGCGGTGACCGGGATCGATGGCGATGCGGTCATCCTCCAGAGCAAGGGCGAAACCCGGCGTCAGCCGGCCGCTGCGCTGCTTCTCGCCCATGGATTGGTGCCCGACACCCGCATCGCCGACGCGCTGGCCCATCTGCCGGTGCCGGTCGTGCCGATCGGCGACTCGGTGCGGGTCGCGCGGATCGGGGAGGCGGTGCGCGACGCCTATCGCTGCGTCCAGGATCTCAGACGAACCATCAATCAACCGGAGGCCATAGCATGCTGA